A window of Tautonia plasticadhaerens contains these coding sequences:
- the surE gene encoding 5'/3'-nucleotidase SurE, giving the protein MRILLTNDDGVYAAGLRALHKELAKTGEVTVIAPALEQSGVGHSITLLDPLIVKTVDDVDGTQLGLSVEGSPADCVKLAVYELLDRPPDLIVSGINHGANAGINVLYSGTVAAAIEGAFFEITSIAVSLEFSEHFDFPSAARHARRVIETILANAPKPGSLFNVNIPSAARGEPRGIKVVPMGVGRHGEGFERRRDPRGRTYYWMTYAPPYHLEGEQSDVIALAEGNITVTPLQFDMTRHGQLDEVRAWDWPAPDRG; this is encoded by the coding sequence GTGCGCATCCTGCTGACCAACGACGACGGGGTCTACGCCGCCGGATTGCGGGCCCTGCACAAGGAACTGGCGAAGACCGGCGAGGTGACGGTCATCGCCCCGGCGCTGGAGCAGAGCGGCGTCGGCCATTCGATCACCCTGCTCGACCCGCTGATCGTCAAGACGGTCGACGACGTGGACGGCACCCAGCTCGGCCTGTCGGTCGAGGGCAGCCCGGCCGACTGCGTGAAGCTGGCCGTCTACGAGCTGCTCGACCGCCCGCCGGACCTGATCGTCTCGGGGATCAACCACGGGGCGAACGCCGGGATCAACGTGCTCTACTCCGGCACGGTGGCGGCGGCGATCGAGGGGGCCTTCTTCGAGATCACCAGCATCGCCGTCTCGCTGGAGTTCAGCGAGCACTTCGACTTCCCCTCCGCCGCCCGGCACGCCCGTCGGGTGATCGAGACGATCCTGGCGAACGCGCCGAAGCCCGGCTCGCTGTTCAACGTGAACATCCCCTCGGCCGCTCGGGGGGAGCCGAGGGGGATCAAGGTGGTGCCGATGGGCGTCGGCCGCCACGGCGAGGGGTTCGAGCGGCGGCGTGACCCCAGGGGCCGCACCTACTACTGGATGACCTACGCCCCCCCCTACCACCTGGAAGGGGAGCAGAGCGACGTCATCGCCCTGGCCGAAGGGAACATCACCGTCACCCCCTTGCAGTTCGACATGACCCGGCACGGCCAGCTCGACGAGGTCCGCGCCTGGGACTGGCCCGCCCCCGATCGCGGCTGA